In the Doryrhamphus excisus isolate RoL2022-K1 chromosome 2, RoL_Dexc_1.0, whole genome shotgun sequence genome, CAAAGATAAAGGCAATTAGCaccaaagtgacttttttttcttaattaataGCACCTCTTCCCGAAAGAAGCAACTAGCTGtggcgctgctgctgctgctggtggtgggCGGAGCTTAGATGACGAGGTCTTGGTCCACATCCTCTGTAAATACGTGAAGTTTGGAAGTCAATGTAAAACCGATGTAAGTCAGATGTAAGCCGGGCTACAGGAAGTAGTAGACGTGACGGTTGATACTTACGCTCCTTGATGCCGAAACAGGCGGCCCACTCCTCCAGGGCGATGTACTTGTCGCTGTCGGCGTCGCACTCCTCGAAGAAGCGCGTGGTGCAATGCTCCATGGGGATGAGGGGAGCGCGCAGGGGGGCCAGTTCGGTGTGCGTCAGGTAGctgcagggtaaaaaaaaaaaaaaaagatggcggcgGGTCACAGCATGACGCGAGAGGGGCCAGGCGGAGGGCGCTTACCCGTCGGTGGGGTGCTGGTCGAGCTGCCCGAACTGCCAGTGGACCGGGAAGATGTACATGTTGTAGTTCTTGACAAAGTCATGGGCCAGCAAGTCCAGGGTATGCTCGCCGGCCTGGAGTCTCTTTTCGTTCTCGTAGATCTTCTTCACCTGAAGGACAAGAACCGGTATCACAAACAACTGAATCCGGATTCTGTGTCTAAGTACCTTTACACTGAAAAGAACAGGAAGTGTACAAACGTGCTTATTTAAAGGAACACGTGGCCCTTCCAGGATGAATGGGACAATATAAGACGCTCACCCTGAGCTTCTGCTTCTCCGTCAGCAGGTTGTTGTCCTCGTCGCGTTCGTACAAGGTCACCAAGACGTTCTTCAGCCAGTCCCTCATGCGAAGAGGAAACTCGTTAAGCTCGTTATCCAGGCAGGGCTCGATGTCTGcaccaaacacacaaacaagagAGCTTTGAACCGCTGTTCGTGTtgctcataaaaataaaaataaaaataaaaataaaaataaaaataaaaataaaaataaaaataaaaataaaaataaaaataaaaataaaaataaaaataaaaataaaaataaaaataaaaataaaaataaaaataaaaataaaaataaaaataaaaataaaaataaatataaatataaaaataaaaataaaaataaaaataaaaataaaaataaaaataaaaataaaaataaaaataaatataaatataaatataaatataaatataaatataaatataaatataaatataaatataaaaataaaaataaatataaaaataaatataaatataaaaataaaaataaaaataaaaataaatataaaaataaaaataaaaataaaaataaatataaaaataaaaataaaaataaaaataaatataaaaataaatataaatattaaaatatatatatataaatatataaataataaaaaaattataaaaataaaaatatataaatataaaaataaaaatatataaatataaaaataaatatataaatatataaataatgaaaaattttatataaaaataaaaataaaaataaaaataaaaataaaaataaatataaatataaatataaatataaatataaatataaatataaatataaatataaatataaatataaaaataaaaataaaaataaaaataaaaataaaaataaatataaaaataaatataaatattaaaatatatatatataaatatataaataataaaaaaattataaaaataaaaatatctaaatataaaaataaaaataaaaatatataaatataaaaataaatatataaatatataaataatgaaaaattttatataaaaataaaaataaaaataaaaataaaaataaaaataaaaataaaaataaaaataaaaataaaaataaaaataaaaataaaaataaaaataaaaataaaaataaaaataaaaataaaaataaaaatacatgcgtggattttctccgggtactccggtttcctcccacattccaaaaacatgctaggttaattagcgactccaaattgtccataggtatgaatgtgagtgtgaatggttgtttgtctatatgtgccctgtgattggctggctggccaccagtccagggtggaccccgcctctcgccctgaagacagctgcgaccttcgtgaggataagcagtacaaaatgaataataataattattatttaaatattttataaacacacctaaatatatttaatatttatatttaataaatataataatatgatatttatgtattatagatttattatatatttaataaatataacataaatataattaatataatatttatatttagtatttacttccaaatatatttaatatttgttataaaaataatattttaatattatttttaatataataagatgaatataataatataataaatgaatataatgacGTGAAGAGTCAAAGTTCCAAAGAACTTCGGTGAAGTGTTCTCCACTTGAGCCCTGCCAGCCCTGGGCTGACTGAGGTCGTACATTCCACAACAGCTAGCGTGTTTGAACGCATCCCGTGGTGGCTGAGCTGACTCCGCCCACCCAAGCACAGCAGCACAGCTGCAGCCGCTCGGTCGCACGGTGCTGCGGTCCAATAAAAGAGAATGTAAACAACAGGAAAAAACATGGCCGATGGCTGCTGTTTGTGTTTGATTGCTCTTAGTTGGTCTGGAATTGAGATAACACTTCATGACTGACACCCCACCCGACATTGATGATGTTTCCCGGGTCACCTTTGCAGGGTCCGATGTAGTCCAGGTGCAGCTTGTGACCCTTCTTGGTTCCCTCCAGGGCGCACTTGGTGGCAAAGAAGTGGCAGGAAGTGTCGTAGGTCTTGTTGTCGGTGCCGCAAACCTGCACGACAGCACAGCAGTGAGACGCTATTGGCGGTCTTTGAGTCCGTACCGGGGCTTCATCTAcggcagtgattcccaaagtgtgggccgcgacCCCCTGGTGGGCTGTGGtggtaaaaatatgattcatttttgcaaatattatttttttaaattatttttattgtaaaatttttattgcacaatttaaaCAAGGCCTAACTAATatcctattgagtgttattgacctataatattttaggaaccttatatagtttatgattggaacgtagctctctggtgaTCATGTcatcttgaatgcagttatgaaaagtatgagaattaattttgtcttgtgtgtacaccacagattaaaagtttgggcttcctttatccccctgctttcattgcaatcctaaattatatatttgtatttttatagttttattatattttatagtcattattatggttattattataatgatgattattattattatattatattattattattaataacaacaacaataataataacttaataataatattattaataatactgaattatatatttatattttatagtttttttttatattttatcataataataataattattattattaatagtaataataataaaatataaaaatatttaaaaataattatcattattattaataataattattatttattattattatttcttttcattattatattatttcattatttttatagtttatttttattgttttattatattttatagtcattattatggttattattataatgatgatgattattattatattatattattattattattattaataacaacaacaataataataacttaataatattattattaatactgaattatatatttatattttatagttttttatattttatcataataataataattattattattaatagtaataataataaaatataaaaatatttaaaaataattatcattattattaataataattattatttattttcattattataacaacaacaacaacaataataataatattaagttAAGTTCTCTGAGAATGCAGtatttcgtctatgtactggTTATAGGACAAATGTGGGCCGCcgccattttttatattttcaagtgggccctgagttggtaaagtttagGAACCCCTGATCACCCCTGATTCATGCGGTGTGGTTCATAGAGAGAGGATGCTTTCATAGTTATGCCCTTCCCATGCCTCCACTTCCCCCTCAGAATATTTCATGGACACTTGATGTTTGTTAAAATTCATATGAATCAAACACCTAATATTATCATGATTGCTTTTCTTGCAATGCTCGATGAACTCACGTGCTCGAATGGTCCCTCGGCGGGGGCGCAGGTGGAGGGGTCCTGACACACGCACATGGGGGTGTTGCTCTCGTCCACCTCGCACACTTTGCCCTTCTTGCAGTGGTGCTGCAGGCATGGGTCTGAtgatgaaaaacacacaaaaagtgtTCAAAGTGTTGCCCGATTTTCCCCTCCCTGTCCCGGGGCCCCCGTTGGCCTGATCGGTGGTTCctgtcccatcacttctagATCTCCTTTGACTCCAATTTCACTGACTTTGTTGGCAAATGACTTCTTTGTCATGAATGACTATCAAGATCTACCATATATTacgtattgtgtggaaatataggctaataactacaaaagctaATCTtcactactgcaaaaaaaggccagtaaggataattcataatgccgcctacaataacaacatactaactccttatttctaaaatcacaaatacttcaacttgctgatatagttcatcttcaaacagctaaaataatgcataaggctaaaaaaaaataaccaattagctaggactatgttagcattagcatagcatttcagtatgtggaatcaaactacggaatggattgagtaaggaaatcaaacaatgcacaacgatgagccaattcaagaaacaatacaagcagttgatgtttgctaaatacaaggatgagagaggtcgagtggttagcgcgcagacctcacagctaggagacccagggttcaattccacactcggccatatctctgtgtggagtttgcatgttctctctgtgcatgtgtgggttttctccgggtactccggtttcctcacacattccaaaaaaaacatgctaggttaattagcgactccgaattgtccataggtatgaatgtgagtgtgaatggttgtttgtgtatatgtgccctgtgattggctggcagtcctctcgcctgaagacagctgggataggctccagcaccctccgcgaccctcgtgaggaaaagcggtagaaaatgaatgaatgaatcctacttggttgcacagcggtcgagtggttagcgcgcacacctcacagctaggagacccgagttcaatcccaccctcggccatctctgtgtggagtttgcgtgggttttctccgggtactccggtttcctcccacattcccaaaaaaaaacatgctaggttaattagcgactccaaattgtccataggtatgaatgtgagtgtgaatggttgtttgtctatatgtgccctgtgattggctggctggcgaccagaccagggtggaccccgcctctcgcctgaagacagctgggataggctccagcaccccccagcgaccctcgtgaggaaaagcggtagaaaatgaatgaatgaatgaatcctacttggttgcacagcggtcgagtggttagcgcgcacacctcacagctaggagacccgagttcaatcccaccctcggccatctctgtgtcgagtttgcgtgggttttctccggatatccgggtactccggtttcctcccacattccaaaaaaaaacatgctaggttaattagcgactccaaattgtccataggtatgaatgtgagtgtgaatggttgtttgtgtatatgtgccctgtgattggctggctgggccaccagtccagggtggaccccgcctctcgcctgaagacagctgggataggctccagcaccccccgtgaggaaaaagcggtacaaaatgaatgaatatatcagctgacttcgggcgggaggcggggtacgccctggactggtcgccagccaatcacagcgcgaGTATTTTGGTTCATTTGATTTGACGTGGACATTGGAGTTAAATTAGCTAAACCAGACGCGTTGTTAAAATTCTTAACGACCGTCAAACGTTAAGTTCGTTATAGTGCAAGTGATcctttatatgtatgtgtgtgtgtgtgggtgtgggtgtgggggggtgtctTTATGGTCCAGCAGGGCTGTTCTGGTTGTGTTTGTGCTTGTAGCGGTGCCTGCTTCCTGCTCAGCGGTCTGCACCCTGTCATTACCCCCCCCACTGAGGTCACAGCGCTCTCTCATTTCCATGCTGGATTTTCCACTTTGAGGCTAAAATGCTTgctgtggtcatgtgacactcgtgtgtgtgtgtgtgtgtgtgtgtgtgtgcgtgcactcACTCTCAGCAACATCTTCCTCAACCTCGATGGCCTCGTCAAACTCTCCAATCTCCACCTGCACTGGGTTGGCCCCCACTTCCAGCTCCTGGGAAACACAAGAGGTCGGAGGTCAGACCGGAAGCGCGTCTATCTGCGTGAGGAATTTTTCAAACGCCGGACTCCACAAAGGAGCTTTTTATTTGTGGCTGCTGAGGTCACACTGGACCGCTTCCAGAGGCTTCCTCCCCCCTGAAGGAAACCGGCCTTGCGAGTGAGCGGTGGCaccaaaatggctgacattAACAAGCATGAGGTGAAGTGGGTAAAATgccaccacttcctgtcagaaGAAGCcagtgctttttttattttactttggaCCGCAGTCAGAGAAACTTTGTTGTGatcttgatgacatcatcaggacTAACGTGACGGGACCCGACCCAACAAGAAGGAGCTTCCGAGTCAGGAGTCGTGTGGCGACTCACCTCCACGACTGGATCCTCCACGATGGCCTCATCCACCACCAGCTCCTCATCCATGGGCTCCTCCTCTGTCTgatacacacacagaaacatcaGAAATACTcttaaacaggaagtgctacTAAAAAAGGACTCAGAGGACTTACAGGggcagccatggcatgtcctgcCAGGCAGACGAGGAAGACGATCCACACCTTCATCGTAAAAGTCGAGCTTGAAAAgacagtgagacaaaaaaaaaattatttcagtgaaaaatgtatttcacaCATGCTAGATCCACGCCTCTGTTAGCAGAGCGTTATGCTCTAAAATTTaccataattaatcacaattaatcacattttaatctgtagttaactcataattaatcacaattaatctcaTGTCCAAAGACATTTTTATCGATAATAAGTAAGTGTTGGATTCTCGTAATGAGGTTTGGGcattttttctaacaccgactcacttccttatatgggcacgCCTGGGTACAGGCCGATCACAGCAAAGTGGGGGTAAACTAGCTAGTCACCGGGAATGATTTTCAACACATCTGGAAAAAACATAGGTACACTActgctccaaagtttgggatgacttgggaatgttttttgttcagtctgagatatggctttttctcgGCGGTCCAGTTCttggaagtccagcatcctgaagtggccgcttcactttTGATACcgacactggtgattgacgggtactatttagtattatctggtgacgacctgtgaggcgtctttgtcttaaactacacactctcagatatttgcgcagcgtttttctgtccttgttagacttgGTTTAGACTAGGTTTGCGCATTTGcgcactgttgatactgacactggtgtttgacggctactatttagcgcagctgccaggtgacgacctgtgaggcgtctttgtcttaaactacacactctcagatatttgcgcggcgtttttctgtccttgttagacttgGTTTAGACTAGGTTTGCGCATTTGcgcactgttgatactgacactagtgtttgacggctactatttagcgcagctgccaggtgacgacctgtgaggcgtctttgtcttaaactacacactctcagatatttgtgcagcgtttttctgtccttgttagacttgGTTTAGACTAGGTTTGCGCATTTGcgcactgttgatactgacactggtgattgaTGGGTACTATTTAGTATTATCTGGTGACGACCtctgaggcgtctttgtcttaaactacacactctcagatatttgcgcagcgtttttgtgtccttgttagacccagtttgtgctgctctctgaagggagtagttaacagcatggtaagagattttagttttagtttagatttttatatggcttttctaatcatctattgacgacctgtgaggcatctttgtcttaaactacacactctcagatatttgcgcagcgtttttgtgtccttgttagacccggtttgtgccgctctctgaagggagtagttaacagcatggtaagagattttagttttagtttagattttttatatggcttttctaatcatctattagccttataaaatgatgaacttagattagcagccataccaggagattgatgcagaggatattaaaaaaatgtagatccttctttaaaaatcatctcattcattttcattgtttgtgaaatggataaaaatgtttgcgaaatgcatgaaaatgtgtttttctttggaaaacactctcagatatgtcttATTGCACAATTGTgcagtgtttttgtgtccttgttagacccagtttgtgtcataccaggagattgatgcagatgactgacagttgttgatagtacatccttctttgaaaatcatatcatttgttttcattgtttgggaaatggataaaaatgtttgggaaatggaaaaaaattgtttgtgaaatgcaaaaaaatgtgtttttctttggaaaacactctcagatatgcagcgtttttgtgtccttgttagacccacttTGTgccgctctctgaagggagtagttaacagcatggtaagagattttagttttagtttagatttttttttagatggcttttctaaacTGTGGGATTTGAATCTGTAgatttactttttaaatcaaataataactcatatttccaaaatttatATC is a window encoding:
- the sparc gene encoding SPARC, whose protein sequence is MSCVEKVSRCSDPPDADFSAGSLLSESSTFTMKVWIVFLVCLAGHAMAAPTEEEPMDEELVVDEAIVEDPVVEELEVGANPVQVEIGEFDEAIEVEEDVAENPCLQHHCKKGKVCEVDESNTPMCVCQDPSTCAPAEGPFEHVCGTDNKTYDTSCHFFATKCALEGTKKGHKLHLDYIGPCKDIEPCLDNELNEFPLRMRDWLKNVLVTLYERDEDNNLLTEKQKLRVKKIYENEKRLQAGEHTLDLLAHDFVKNYNMYIFPVHWQFGQLDQHPTDGYLTHTELAPLRAPLIPMEHCTTRFFEECDADSDKYIALEEWAACFGIKEQDVDQDLVI